The following proteins are encoded in a genomic region of Brachypodium distachyon strain Bd21 chromosome 1, Brachypodium_distachyon_v3.0, whole genome shotgun sequence:
- the LOC100826698 gene encoding probable calcium-binding protein CML41 gives MAKRLARKRSFRLGLPLFCGQSDVASPAAAAARSSSSSSSGTGGSRKSELRRIFQHFDRDNDGKISGAELSAFFASMGDADLPLPPSSGGGGGGYLLDFAGFVELMEGSHDEDLRRAFEVFNAVEPAGGRITARGLRRVLAQLGDERSVADCEAMIRAYDVDGDGGLDFHEFQRMMS, from the coding sequence ATGGCGAAGCGGCTGGCGCGCAAGCGGAGCTTCAGGCTCGGGCTGCCGCTGTTCTGCGGCCAGTCCGACGTGGCGagcccagccgccgccgcggcccggtcgtcttcttcgtcttcgtccgGCACCGGCGGAAGCAGGAAGTCGGAGCTGCGGAGGATATTCCAGCACTTCGACAGGGACAACGACGGGAAGATCTCCGGCGCCGAGCTGAGCGCCTTCTTCGCGTCCATGGGCGACGCCgacctgccgctgccgccatcatcgggaggcggcggcggcggctacctgCTGGACTTCGCCGGGTTCGTGGAGCTCATGGAGGGCAGCCATGACGAGGACCTGAGGAGGGCGTTCGAGGTGTTCAACGCCGTGGAGCCCGCGGGCGGCCGGATCACGGCCAGGGGCCTGCGGCGGGTGCTCGCGCAGCTCGGCGACGAGCGGTCCGTTGCCGACTGCGAGGCCATGATTCGGGCCTACGACGTCGACGGCGATGGCGGGCTCGACTTCCATGAGTTCCAGAGGATGATGAGCTAG
- the LOC100827927 gene encoding BTB/POZ domain-containing protein At3g50780 yields the protein MAEFKVGSLDARATKLRNVPIAVTPEGFWCCPSQTVLQKTMKNQSQQAKPKVGASPPASKASSVQRVPTISSERRNHSTSTRSRTNSDEQRCLSADNVTSNPPKVVSDRSQKQHKISVGFGQIEMSDLRVVLHGKDGVAVKMSVHKNILAENSTLFADKLSSQSPMSSIEVSDCEDVEIYVETVGLMYCSDVRQRLIKQSVPCVLRILKVAELLGFRACVLSCLDYLEAVPWAGEEEDNVVSSVRHLQSENYGVTPVLKRVCSDLTTSPPNDTFALIIELVLKSSDDRGRREMKSLVLKLLKENSSCASSSADLCVETLYASCRNCLESLLTLFRQASDNDFSEKSLELTEPVFRKIALEADNLLWLTEILADRNSADEFAVMWSNQCELAGLHSNLPTKSRHLVSCVTTRLFVAIGKGEMLPSKDTRKLLLDVWLQPLMDDYNWLQHGCRSFDRKVAEEGIGSTILTLPLEDQQAILLSWLGSFLKVGNSCPNLQKAFEVWWRRTFVRPYVEQKRNQLQLGQS from the exons ATGGCTGAATTCAAGGTTGGAAGCCTAGATGCTCGAGCGACGAAACTCAGAAATGTCCCAATTGCTGTTACTCCAGAAGGGTTCTGGTGCTGCCCATCTCAGACTGTGCTCCAGAAGACAATGAAGAATCAAAGCCAGCAGGCAAAGCCTAAAGTGGGTGCATCCCCTCCTGCATCAAAGGCCTCCTCGGTCCAGAGGGTGCCGACTATCTCATCGGAGAGAAGAAATCATTCAACTTCAACAAGGTCTAGAACCAATTCAGACGAACAAAGATGCTTGTCGGCAGACAATGTCACCTCCAATCCACCAAAGGTAGTGAGCGACAGATCACAGAAGCAACACAAGATATCTGTTGGTTTTGGTCAGATTGAGATGAGTGACTTGAGAGTTGTGTTGCATGGCAAGGATGGGGTTGCTGTCAAGATGAGTGTTCACAAGAACATCCTTGCTGAAAATAGCACCCTCTTTGCTGATAAGCTATCAAGCCAATCTCCAATGTCTAGTATAGAGGTGTCTGATTGTGAGGATGTGGAGATTTATGTGGAGACTGTTGGATTGATGTACTGTAGTGATGTCAGGCAGAGGTTGATCAAACAAAGTGTGCCATGCGTTCTTCGAATCTTGAAG GTAGCAGAATTACTAGGTTTCCGAGCATGTGTCCTGTCATGCTTGGATTACTTGGAAGCGGTCCCTTgggctggggaagaagaggataatgTGGTCTCATCTGTTCGGCATCTTCAGAGTGAGAATTATGGTGTTACCCCAGTATTGAAGAGGGTATGTTCTGACCTAACCACCAGCCCACCAAATGACACATTTGCGCTTATCATAGAATTAGTTTTGAAAAGCAGTGATGATAGAGGGAGACGCGAGATGAAGTCCTTGGTGCTCAAGCTTCTCAAGGAGAACAGCAGCTGTGCCAGTAGTTCTGCTGACTTATGTGTTGAAACTCTCTATGCATCTTGTCGGAACTGTCTGGAGTCCTTGTTGACCTTGTTTAGACAAGCATCTGACAATGATTTTTCTGAGAAATCTTTGGAACTTACAGAACCAGTTTTTAGGAAAATTGCTTTAGAAGCGGATAATCTCCTATGGTTAACTGAGATTTTAGCAGACAGGAACTCTGCAGACGAATTCGCAGTCATGTGGTCCAACCAATGTGAGCTGGCCGGCCTTCACTCCAACTTACCAACCAAGTCGCGACATCTTGTCAGCTGCGTCACAACACGGCTCTTTGTGGCAATAGGGAAAGGCGAGATGCTCCCTTCAAAGGACACACGGAAACTCCTCTTGGATGTCTGGTTGCAGCCTCTCATGGATGACTACAACTGGTTGCAGCATGGTTGTCGGTCATTTGACCGGAAAGTCGCCGAGGAAGGGATCGGGTCGACTATCTTGACGCTCCCGCTGGAGGATCAGCAGGCAATACTGCTCTCGTGGCTCGGGAGCTTCTTGAAGGTTGGAAACAGCTGCCCCAATCTGCAGAAGGCCTTTGAGgtgtggtggaggaggactTTCGTGCGTCCTTACGTCGAACAGAAAAGGAACCAATTGCAATTGGGTCAGAGTTGA
- the LOC100832075 gene encoding 30S ribosomal protein S9, chloroplastic, with protein sequence MALSVSSLASAFSHLSLPSTSAPHPPPLLLRLLPSPHRAARLALSASAADAAEPVEAEAPAVDEVLAVEAEAEEDALSGFALRKYVKQRLPGGFAAQRITATGRRKTASARVVLQEGTGKVFINFRDAKEYLQGNPMWMEYCKVPLATLGFENNYDVFVKVQGGGLSGQAQAICLGVARALLKISPANRVPLRSEGLLTRDTRIVERKKAGLKKARKRPQFSKR encoded by the exons ATGGCGCTCTccgtctcctccctcgcctccgCTTTCTCCcacctctccctcccctccaCCTCCGCTCCCCACCCGCCCCCTCTCCtactccgcctcctcccgtccccgcaccgcgccgctcgcctcgccctctccgcctccgcggccgacgccgccgagccggtcgaggcggaggcgccggcCGTGGACGAGGTGCTGGCggtcgaggcggaggcggaggaggatgcgCTCTCCGGATTCGCGCTGCGCAAGTACGTGAAGCAGCGGCTGCCCGGGGGATTCGCCGCGCAGCGGATCACCGCCACGGGCCGCCGCAAGACGGCATCCGCTCGCGTCGTGCTCCAGGAAGGCACCGGCAAGGTGTTCATCAACTTCCGCGACGCCAAG GAGTATTTGCAAGGAAATCCAATGTGGATGGAGTATTGCAAGGTCCCCCTTGCAACTCTAGGGTTTGAGAACAACTACGATGTCTTTGTGAAAGTTCAGGGGGGTGGTCTCTCAGGCCAGGCCCAGGCTATCTGCCTGGGTGTGGCGCGTGCGCTGCTGAAGATCAGCCCCGCCAACCGAGTTCCTCTGAGGTCAGAAGGCTTGCTGACAAGAGATACCCGTATTGTCGAAAGGAAGAAGGCTGGTCTCAAGAAGGCGCGCAAGCGTCCCCAGTTCTCCAAGCGTTGA
- the LOC100839040 gene encoding uncharacterized protein LOC100839040 — MSSSSLIHGISISVSDDDEASGKVRVRVRRKRNRQPISGRRRFLRRAARLGGPLLLASLAVFLFTYEYYRLYPYYSPSTTSSSSSSLPPPLASNLSRVDRDARAADGARKSCLKMLDHEMLQNLELPETPEQNLPVKKVVYRSSLPHLEDNISSHMTNSRFNSFTGYQTLTEREESFKPKETTTVHCGFYSENGGFRISDVDKDYMRSCRVVVATCAFGGGDDLHQPIGMTDVSVRKVCYVAFWDEVTRLAQQEEGNKIGENLMIGHWRIILVRDLPFMDQRLNGKIPKLISHRLFPMARYSIWVDSKSQFRRDPLGVLEALLWRSNSSVALSEHGARSSLYDEGKAIVKKHKATPEEVKIQLDQYRRDGIPDDKRFNGKKALAEASVIVRDHAPLTNLFMCLWFNEVVRFTSRDQLSFPYVLRRLRLPGVHLFPVCARKDLVNSLGHRRKVKPLAKERR, encoded by the exons atgtcgtcgtcgtcgcttaTCCACGGTATCTCCATCTCCgtctccgacgacgacgaggcctCGGGCAAGGTGCGCGTCCGCGTCCGCCGCAAGCGCAACCGACAACCCATCTCcggtcgccgccgcttcctccgccgcgccgcgcggtTGGGCGGTCCGCTCCTGCTAGCctccctcgccgtcttcctcttcACCTATGAGTACTACCGCCTCTACCCATACTATTCACcttccaccacctcctcctcctcctcctcgctgcccCCACCGCTGGCCAGCAACCTCAGCCGCGTCGACCGCGACGCCCGAGCAGCCGATGGCGCCAGGAAGT CATGCCTGAAGATGCTTGATCATGAGATGCTTCAAAATCTGGAACTTCCTGAAACCCCTGAACAAAATCTGCCAGTCAAGAAAGTTGTGTACAGGTCCAGTCTGCCCCATCTTGAAGATAACATTTCATCCCATATGACGAATTCACGATTTAATTCATTCACGGGGTATCAGACTCTTACTGAAAGAGAAGAAAGTTTCAAG CCGAAGGAAACTACAACGGTGCACTGCGGCTTCTACAGTGAAAATGGAGGATTCAGGATTTCTGATGTGGATAAAGATTACATGAGGTCTTGTAGAGTTGTCGTAGCCACTTGTGCATTTGGTGGAGGGGATGATCTTCACCAGCCCATAGGGATGACAGATGTGTCTGTTAGAAAG GTATGCTATGTTGCATTCTGGGATGAAGTCACTCGCTTAGCTCAACAGGAGGAGGGAAACAAGATTGGTGAAAATCTCATGATTGGCCATTGGCGGATCATTCTTGTGAGAGATCTTCCTTTCATGGATCAACGGTTGAACGGGAAAATTCCCAAG CTGATAAGTCATCGCCTTTTCCCTATGGCAAGATACTCAATCTGGGTGGATTCAAAATCTCAGTTCCGTAGAGATCCACTAGGAGTCCTTGAAGCCCTCCTGTGGCGTTCAAACTCTTCTGTAGCATTATCAGAACATGGAGCTAGGAGTAGCTTGTATGATGAGGGTAAAGCAATTGTTAAGAAACACAAAGCAACTCCAGAAGAAGTTAAAATACAATTGGATCAGTATCGACGAGATGGCATTCCAGATGACAAACGATTCAATGGGAAGAAAG CTCTCGCAGAAGCTTCAGTTATTGTGCGGGATCATGCCCCTCTGACTAACCTCTTCATGTGCCTCTGGTTCAACGAGGTGGTTAGGTTCACATCCCGGGATCAGCTAAGCTTCCCATACGTCTTGAGGCGTTTAAGGCTCCCCGGCGTCCACCTGTTTCCAGTGTGCGCCCGGAAGGATCTCGTTAACAGCCTTGGCCACAGGCGCAAGGTGAAGCCTCTTGCCAAGGAGCGGAGATGA